A section of the Kribbella sp. HUAS MG21 genome encodes:
- a CDS encoding alpha-amylase family protein encodes MKPWYRRTLRWAQTNLTEKDPARYDADWWREQWRRTRVQGVIVNAGGIVAYYPSKFELHHRAEYLGDRDLYGEIVEAARAEGLTVLARMDSNRAHQPLYDAYPDWFAIDADGNPYRAGPLYVACVSGPYYKDFLTGILEEIIERSTPDGITDNSWSGLGRDSICYCPNCRDSFGQELPAAVDWEDPVYKQWIRWSYDQRLAVWDLNNEVTRRAGGADCLWIGMNGGEVVAQSKRLRDDAAICERARIFLLDSQWRHEESGFQANADSGKRLHGMLGTETLIPESTAMYDAGVPTFRLGSKPAPEARMWAIEGWAGGIQPWWHHIGSVHDDRRQYATAQPLFEWHEQHEEFLVDRDPVATVGLLWSQRSVDFHGKNHPETVSQLPYRGWTDALIRARIPYLPTNVVDRRFDVLVVPNVGVLTDEQVAQLAGYVQAGGKLVVTGESGLYDEWGIRRGDWALGELVGVRHTGKRLGDGTVTDWENYDSHSYLRIEDRSVFDGDTDVLPFGGQLELVEAAGKPALTWIPPFPIYPPEKSWMEEPRTDTPALVRGERTAYLAADLDRLYAKYHHPDHGKVLANLVRHATIPLRVDGAGLLDCQLYRQGDRHVLHLVNLDQGGAWRGRLEEFTPAGPFTVRVRASGHRARLLVSGRDAEVQQQDGWITVEVDRITDHEVVVLE; translated from the coding sequence GTGAAACCCTGGTACCGCCGGACCCTGCGCTGGGCGCAGACCAACCTCACCGAGAAGGACCCGGCCCGGTACGACGCCGACTGGTGGCGGGAGCAGTGGCGCCGGACCCGCGTCCAGGGCGTGATCGTCAACGCCGGCGGGATCGTCGCGTACTACCCGAGCAAGTTCGAGCTGCACCACCGCGCGGAGTACCTCGGCGACCGCGACCTGTACGGCGAGATCGTCGAAGCAGCACGCGCCGAGGGGCTGACGGTCCTGGCCCGGATGGACTCGAACCGGGCCCACCAGCCGCTGTACGACGCCTACCCGGACTGGTTCGCGATCGACGCCGACGGCAACCCGTATCGAGCCGGCCCGTTGTACGTCGCGTGCGTCAGCGGCCCGTACTACAAGGATTTCCTGACCGGGATCCTCGAGGAAATCATCGAGCGCAGTACGCCGGACGGGATCACGGACAACAGCTGGAGCGGCCTCGGCCGGGACTCGATCTGCTACTGCCCGAACTGCCGCGACAGCTTCGGCCAGGAGCTCCCAGCCGCTGTGGACTGGGAGGACCCGGTCTACAAGCAGTGGATCCGCTGGAGCTACGACCAGCGGCTCGCGGTCTGGGACCTGAACAACGAGGTGACTCGGCGCGCCGGCGGCGCGGACTGCCTGTGGATCGGGATGAACGGGGGCGAGGTCGTTGCGCAGAGCAAGCGCCTGCGTGACGACGCCGCGATCTGCGAGCGGGCCCGGATCTTCCTGCTGGATTCGCAGTGGCGGCACGAGGAATCCGGTTTCCAGGCGAACGCCGACTCCGGAAAACGCCTGCACGGAATGCTCGGAACGGAAACCCTGATTCCGGAAAGCACGGCGATGTACGACGCCGGCGTACCGACGTTCCGGCTCGGCAGCAAGCCCGCGCCAGAGGCCAGGATGTGGGCGATCGAAGGCTGGGCCGGCGGGATCCAGCCGTGGTGGCACCACATCGGCTCGGTGCACGACGACCGCCGGCAGTACGCGACCGCGCAGCCGCTGTTCGAGTGGCACGAGCAGCACGAGGAGTTCCTCGTCGACCGGGACCCGGTCGCGACGGTCGGGCTGCTGTGGAGCCAGCGGAGTGTGGACTTCCACGGGAAGAACCATCCTGAGACGGTCAGCCAACTGCCCTACCGGGGGTGGACGGATGCACTGATCAGAGCCCGGATCCCGTACTTACCCACGAACGTGGTGGACAGGCGGTTCGACGTCCTGGTGGTTCCGAACGTGGGGGTGCTGACCGATGAGCAGGTCGCTCAACTGGCCGGCTATGTGCAAGCCGGTGGGAAGCTGGTCGTGACGGGGGAATCGGGGCTGTACGACGAGTGGGGCATCCGGCGCGGCGACTGGGCGCTCGGCGAGCTGGTCGGCGTACGGCACACCGGCAAGCGGCTCGGGGACGGCACGGTCACCGACTGGGAGAACTACGACAGCCACAGCTACCTCCGGATCGAAGACCGATCGGTTTTCGACGGTGACACCGACGTGCTGCCGTTCGGCGGCCAACTGGAGCTGGTCGAGGCCGCGGGCAAGCCGGCACTGACCTGGATCCCGCCGTTCCCGATCTATCCGCCGGAGAAGTCGTGGATGGAGGAGCCGCGCACCGACACCCCGGCGCTGGTGCGCGGCGAGCGGACGGCGTACCTCGCCGCGGACCTGGACCGGTTGTACGCGAAGTACCACCATCCGGACCACGGCAAGGTCCTCGCCAACCTGGTGCGCCACGCCACGATTCCGTTGCGCGTCGACGGGGCGGGACTCCTCGACTGCCAGTTGTACCGCCAGGGTGACCGGCACGTCCTGCATCTGGTCAACCTCGACCAGGGCGGCGCCTGGCGCGGCCGCCTCGAGGAGTTCACCCCGGCCGGCCCGTTCACCGTGCGGGTCCGGGCGAGCGGCCACCGGGCCCGGCTCCTGGTGTCGGGCAGGGATGCGGAAGTGCAGCAGCAGGACGGCTGGATTACGGTCGAGGTAGACCGGATCACCGATCACGAAGTCGTAGTACTGGAGTAA
- a CDS encoding sugar ABC transporter permease, which translates to MATITMARDRGTVQVADVRRARRRQNLTGWLFISPIVIGVVAFQFFPILVSMVASLTDWNGIAAPKFVGLRNFTSMFTDDPLFLQTFRNTVYFTLASIPLTIGIGLVLALLCARPIRGVAFFRTAYFAPYVTNVVAIGFVWFWFFQPDNGVINGLLQQVGIGGPQWVSSSSWAMPAVIMVSVWQGIGYPMIILLAGLQGLPNELFESGKLDGAGAWQRLRFITLPLLTPHFLFLLITQFISTFQVFGLIYVMTKGGPGHATSVYIYNIYQNAFSYGKVGYASAMSWVLFVVIAAVTYLQWKLQKRWVFYT; encoded by the coding sequence ATGGCAACCATCACGATGGCGCGCGACCGCGGCACCGTCCAGGTGGCCGACGTCCGCCGGGCCCGCCGGCGGCAGAACCTCACCGGCTGGCTGTTCATCAGCCCGATCGTGATCGGCGTGGTGGCGTTCCAGTTCTTCCCGATCCTGGTCTCGATGGTCGCGTCGCTGACCGACTGGAACGGCATCGCGGCGCCGAAGTTCGTCGGGCTGCGGAACTTCACCAGCATGTTCACCGACGATCCGCTGTTCCTGCAGACGTTCCGGAACACGGTGTACTTCACGCTGGCGAGCATTCCGCTGACGATCGGGATCGGCCTGGTGCTGGCGCTGCTGTGCGCCCGGCCGATCCGCGGCGTCGCGTTCTTCCGGACGGCGTACTTCGCGCCGTACGTGACGAACGTGGTGGCGATCGGGTTCGTCTGGTTCTGGTTCTTCCAGCCGGACAACGGGGTGATCAACGGACTGCTCCAGCAGGTCGGGATCGGCGGCCCGCAATGGGTGTCGAGCTCGAGCTGGGCGATGCCGGCGGTGATCATGGTCAGCGTCTGGCAGGGCATCGGCTACCCGATGATCATCCTGCTCGCCGGTCTGCAGGGGCTGCCGAACGAGCTGTTCGAGTCCGGGAAGCTCGACGGCGCCGGCGCCTGGCAGCGGCTGCGGTTCATCACGCTGCCGCTGCTGACCCCGCATTTCCTGTTCCTGCTGATCACCCAGTTCATCTCGACGTTCCAGGTCTTCGGCCTGATCTACGTGATGACCAAGGGCGGGCCGGGGCATGCCACCAGCGTCTACATCTACAACATCTACCAGAACGCGTTCAGCTACGGGAAGGTCGGCTACGCCTCGGCGATGTCGTGGGTCCTGTTCGTGGTGATCGCGGCCGTCACCTACCTGCAGTGGAAGCTGCAGAAGAGGTGGGTGTTCTACACATGA
- the aceB gene encoding malate synthase A encodes MAVDVTGPMGERYDEILTEQALGLIETLHRAYDGRRRELLARRAERVAAIAAGASLGFLPETKDVRDDPEWRVAPAAPGLVDRRVEITGPTDRKMTINALNSGAKVWLADQEDANTPTWENVVGGQLNLLDAVTRKIDFSTDTKSYALKPDDELATIVVRPRGWHLPEKHILVDGEPTSGSLVDFALYLSACGQLQLDRGQGPYFYLPKMESHLEARLWNDVFVTAQEALGIPRGTIRATVLIETYPAAFEMEEILYELREHSAGLNAGRWDYMFSVIKTHRTRGTAFQLPDRNSVTMTVPFMRAYTELLVRTCHKRGAHAIGGMAAFIPSKDPAVNEQAFAKVEADKTREAGDGFDGSWVAHPGMVETCRKVFDSVLGDRPNQVDKLREDVAVTAEQLLDVAATPGEVTEAGLRNNVSVAVQYLAAWLEGTGAVGIFNLMEDAATAEISRSQIWQWRQNQVTLDTGERVTTELVERIAEEEIAKLGTPERYEAARALFLEVTLADEYVDFLTLPAYERFS; translated from the coding sequence GTGGCAGTCGACGTCACCGGCCCGATGGGCGAGCGGTACGACGAGATCCTCACCGAGCAGGCGCTCGGTCTCATCGAGACGCTGCACCGCGCGTACGACGGGCGGCGGCGCGAGCTGCTCGCCCGGCGCGCGGAGCGGGTCGCGGCGATCGCGGCCGGTGCGTCGCTGGGGTTCCTGCCGGAGACGAAGGACGTCCGGGACGACCCGGAGTGGCGGGTCGCGCCCGCCGCTCCGGGGCTCGTCGACCGCCGGGTGGAGATCACCGGGCCGACCGACCGGAAGATGACGATCAACGCGCTGAACTCCGGCGCCAAGGTCTGGCTGGCCGACCAGGAGGACGCCAACACGCCGACCTGGGAGAACGTTGTCGGCGGCCAGCTCAACTTGCTCGACGCGGTCACCCGGAAGATCGACTTCAGCACCGACACGAAGAGCTACGCGCTCAAGCCGGACGACGAGCTCGCGACCATCGTCGTCCGGCCGCGCGGCTGGCACCTGCCGGAGAAGCACATCCTTGTCGACGGCGAGCCCACATCCGGGTCGCTGGTCGACTTCGCGCTCTACCTGAGCGCGTGCGGGCAGCTGCAGCTCGACCGCGGCCAGGGCCCGTACTTCTACCTGCCGAAGATGGAGTCGCACCTCGAGGCACGGCTCTGGAACGACGTCTTCGTTACCGCGCAGGAGGCCCTCGGCATCCCGCGCGGGACGATCCGCGCCACGGTCCTGATCGAGACGTACCCCGCGGCGTTCGAGATGGAGGAGATCCTCTACGAGCTCCGCGAGCACTCGGCCGGGCTGAACGCGGGCCGCTGGGACTACATGTTCAGCGTGATCAAGACGCACCGCACCCGCGGTACGGCGTTCCAGCTGCCCGACCGGAACAGCGTGACGATGACGGTGCCGTTCATGCGCGCGTACACCGAACTGCTGGTGCGGACCTGCCACAAGCGCGGTGCGCACGCGATCGGCGGCATGGCGGCGTTCATCCCGAGCAAGGACCCGGCGGTCAACGAGCAGGCGTTCGCGAAGGTCGAGGCCGACAAGACCCGCGAGGCCGGCGACGGCTTCGACGGCTCCTGGGTGGCGCACCCGGGCATGGTCGAGACCTGCCGCAAGGTCTTCGACTCGGTGCTCGGCGACCGGCCCAACCAGGTCGACAAGCTCCGCGAGGACGTCGCGGTGACCGCCGAGCAGCTGCTCGACGTCGCGGCCACGCCCGGTGAGGTGACCGAGGCCGGCCTGCGCAACAACGTCAGCGTCGCCGTCCAGTACCTGGCCGCCTGGCTCGAGGGCACCGGCGCGGTCGGCATCTTCAACCTGATGGAGGACGCCGCGACCGCCGAGATCTCCCGCTCGCAGATCTGGCAGTGGCGGCAGAACCAGGTCACCCTCGACACCGGCGAGCGCGTGACCACCGAGCTCGTCGAACGGATCGCGGAGGAGGAGATCGCGAAGCTCGGTACTCCGGAGCGTTACGAGGCGGCCCGCGCGCTGTTCCTCGAGGTCACGCTGGCCGACGAGTACGTCGACTTCCTCACGCTGCCGGCGTACGAACGGTTCAGCTGA
- a CDS encoding sugar ABC transporter substrate-binding protein, which translates to MTQLSDLSRRRFLAGLTGMTAAGLLAGCGGNGSASGGGGKNGLTFLNWEQVKGNPLEQAIQAFEKESGSQVTVQPAVTQEYDTKMRTLIAGGSPPDVMRINDDFVRGFSEQGALLDLRPYLDKDKLDTSQFAKETFEFPKQPDGSHTAWVLGYQPRLIFYNVDLFKQAGVPLPPTTWSSDGWTWADFQAAAKKLTDPAKKQYGALVYLDTGYEQTFTVNHGSQTGIFSPDGTQFTLPGAKEVEALQWATDLTCKEKVQPPWSVLQQDNVQNQMFAQGKIAMMFATFGTVPYLRSAMKDFTWDVAPPPGDVEQKTESSVIVFCVPKKAKNPDAAWSLLKYLASEDGGKILLQGGAFTPINLKAAAALAPDGKAPEHIGLFAEAAKHLTATNQTKNTIGARELYRPALDTAYNCEKPVGDVLQQIKPQVETALKG; encoded by the coding sequence GTGACACAACTCTCCGACCTGAGCCGCCGCAGGTTCCTCGCCGGACTGACGGGAATGACGGCCGCCGGTCTGCTGGCCGGCTGCGGTGGCAACGGGAGTGCCAGTGGTGGTGGAGGCAAGAACGGCCTGACGTTCCTGAACTGGGAGCAGGTCAAGGGCAACCCGCTCGAGCAGGCGATCCAGGCCTTCGAGAAGGAGTCCGGGTCACAGGTCACGGTGCAGCCCGCCGTCACCCAGGAGTACGACACCAAGATGCGCACGCTGATCGCGGGCGGCAGCCCGCCGGACGTGATGCGGATCAACGACGACTTCGTCCGCGGCTTCTCCGAGCAGGGAGCGCTGCTGGACCTCCGCCCGTACCTCGACAAGGACAAGCTCGACACGTCGCAGTTCGCCAAGGAGACGTTCGAGTTCCCGAAGCAGCCGGACGGTTCGCACACCGCCTGGGTGCTCGGGTACCAGCCGCGGCTGATCTTCTACAACGTCGACCTGTTCAAGCAGGCCGGCGTACCGCTGCCGCCGACCACCTGGTCGTCGGACGGCTGGACCTGGGCCGACTTCCAGGCCGCCGCGAAGAAGCTCACCGACCCGGCGAAGAAGCAGTACGGCGCTCTGGTCTACCTGGACACCGGCTACGAGCAGACGTTCACGGTGAACCACGGCAGCCAGACGGGCATCTTCTCGCCGGACGGCACCCAGTTCACGCTGCCCGGGGCGAAGGAGGTCGAGGCGCTGCAGTGGGCGACCGACCTGACCTGCAAGGAGAAGGTGCAGCCGCCGTGGTCCGTGCTGCAGCAGGACAACGTGCAGAACCAGATGTTCGCGCAGGGCAAGATCGCGATGATGTTCGCGACCTTCGGCACGGTCCCGTACCTGCGGTCGGCGATGAAGGACTTCACCTGGGACGTCGCTCCGCCGCCTGGTGACGTGGAGCAGAAGACCGAGTCCAGCGTGATCGTGTTCTGCGTCCCGAAGAAGGCGAAGAACCCGGACGCCGCCTGGTCGCTGCTCAAGTACCTGGCGAGTGAGGACGGCGGCAAGATCCTGCTCCAGGGCGGGGCGTTCACGCCGATCAACCTCAAGGCCGCGGCCGCGTTGGCGCCGGACGGCAAGGCGCCGGAGCACATCGGACTGTTCGCCGAGGCGGCGAAGCACCTGACCGCGACCAACCAGACCAAGAACACGATCGGCGCCCGCGAGCTGTACCGGCCCGCGCTGGACACGGCCTACAACTGCGAGAAGCCGGTCGGCGACGTTCTGCAGCAGATCAAGCCGCAGGTGGAGACCGCCTTGAAGGGTTGA
- a CDS encoding ABC transporter permease translates to MGLAVYIGKRAVRLVLSMIAVSILTFTLLQLAPGNFADLQRVNSGATNFGGVGTESMVGELESRYGADVPVWKQYLIFMKGAVVWDFGPSYKYASRTVQDIIAEAFPVSATLAVLAVVLALLIAVPIGVFAALRQNTKTDHATMFVVTLGHALPSYLTAAFMILLFSATLKLLPSGGWNGPEDLILPVLALSLGPAAVLARYVRSSMLETLREEYVTAALAKGGPRRTVIVRHALRNSLIPLVTVAGPLLAALMTGTVFVEALLRIPGLGLYFANAAASRDMPLLMGTALFFALILMLTNLVVDLIYGLLDPRIRTVGGGSHDGH, encoded by the coding sequence GTGGGGCTCGCGGTCTACATCGGCAAGCGGGCGGTGCGGCTGGTCCTGTCGATGATCGCGGTCTCGATCCTGACGTTCACCCTGCTGCAGCTCGCGCCGGGCAACTTCGCCGACCTGCAGCGGGTGAACAGCGGCGCCACCAACTTCGGCGGCGTCGGCACGGAGTCGATGGTCGGCGAGCTCGAGTCCCGGTACGGCGCCGACGTACCGGTGTGGAAGCAGTACCTGATCTTCATGAAGGGCGCGGTGGTCTGGGACTTCGGGCCGTCGTACAAGTACGCCAGCCGCACCGTGCAGGACATCATCGCGGAGGCGTTCCCGGTGTCGGCCACGCTCGCGGTGCTGGCGGTGGTGCTCGCCTTGCTGATCGCCGTACCGATCGGGGTGTTCGCGGCGCTGCGGCAGAACACGAAGACCGACCACGCGACGATGTTCGTCGTCACGCTCGGCCATGCGTTGCCGAGCTACCTGACGGCGGCGTTCATGATCCTGTTGTTCTCCGCCACGTTGAAGTTGCTGCCGTCGGGCGGCTGGAACGGGCCGGAGGACCTGATCCTGCCGGTGCTCGCGCTCAGCCTCGGGCCTGCCGCCGTACTGGCGCGGTACGTGCGGTCGAGCATGCTGGAGACGCTTCGCGAGGAGTACGTCACCGCCGCGCTGGCCAAGGGCGGTCCGCGGCGGACCGTCATCGTCCGGCACGCGCTGCGCAACTCGCTGATCCCGCTGGTCACCGTGGCCGGTCCGCTGCTCGCGGCGCTGATGACCGGCACGGTTTTCGTCGAGGCGCTGCTGCGGATCCCGGGCCTCGGGCTGTACTTCGCCAACGCTGCCGCCAGCCGGGACATGCCGTTGCTGATGGGTACGGCGTTGTTCTTCGCGCTGATCCTGATGCTGACCAACCTGGTCGTGGACCTGATCTACGGACTCCTCGACCCGCGTATCCGCACCGTGGGAGGTGGATCCCATGACGGCCACTGA
- a CDS encoding carbohydrate ABC transporter permease has product MRLVSKTSQYVVMSLFAVVFLAPLVWMISASLRPEAKVLSVPPKFLPTDGQWDNYRQVFELIPVFLWNSVKLAGLNVVGVLIVASMAGYAFARLKFAGRDIAFLVLLGTSIIPGIAYLIPQYIVFQNIGWVDTQYPLWVPKVLTPVFATFLMRQSFLTIPQELEDAGKIDGASTFGIYWRIMLPQTKPALAAIGVFTFLESWNDLFGPLIYITSENLQTLPVALAQFQGEYFTQISLLMCGATVSVVPVIAVFLFAQRYFIQGITMTGMKG; this is encoded by the coding sequence ATGAGACTCGTTTCCAAGACCTCGCAGTACGTCGTCATGTCGTTGTTCGCCGTCGTTTTCCTGGCGCCGCTGGTGTGGATGATCAGCGCGTCGCTGCGCCCGGAGGCGAAGGTGCTGTCGGTACCGCCGAAGTTCCTGCCGACCGACGGGCAGTGGGACAACTACCGGCAGGTGTTCGAGCTGATCCCGGTGTTCCTGTGGAACAGCGTGAAGCTGGCCGGGCTGAACGTGGTCGGGGTCCTGATCGTCGCGTCGATGGCCGGCTACGCGTTCGCGCGGCTGAAGTTCGCCGGCCGGGACATCGCGTTCCTGGTGCTGCTCGGTACGTCGATCATCCCGGGCATCGCGTACCTGATCCCGCAGTACATCGTGTTCCAGAACATCGGCTGGGTGGACACGCAGTACCCGCTGTGGGTGCCGAAGGTGCTGACGCCGGTGTTCGCGACGTTCCTGATGCGGCAGTCGTTCCTGACGATCCCGCAGGAACTCGAGGACGCGGGCAAGATCGACGGCGCCTCCACGTTCGGCATCTACTGGCGGATCATGCTGCCGCAGACCAAGCCGGCCCTGGCCGCGATCGGCGTGTTCACGTTCCTCGAGTCGTGGAACGACCTGTTCGGGCCGCTGATCTACATCACGTCCGAGAACCTGCAGACCCTGCCGGTGGCGCTCGCCCAGTTCCAGGGCGAGTACTTCACCCAGATCAGTCTGCTGATGTGCGGTGCGACGGTGTCCGTCGTACCGGTGATCGCTGTCTTCCTCTTTGCCCAGCGCTATTTCATCCAAGGCATCACGATGACAGGAATGAAGGGGTGA
- a CDS encoding peptide ABC transporter substrate-binding protein, whose amino-acid sequence MANRASSVPPVGQTRRDFLRLSGLTLAALGGSWSLTGCGLFGDDGGKAGDGKATLKIDYVPVEVLDPQVITNGMWILSRGISEGLVVQNEKGDGVTPAVASEWKVSDDRLTYTFTLRDNAKWSDGKPVVAQDFERTYKRLFTPAATSAGGTTLGANSYQASTGIKGAKEFLAGVLTDWSQVGVKANGDHELVLTLANPNPDFLLALTHPAMLPLPMDLVESKPKEWQNPPNYVSNGPYTVTEWVANSRLILVPNENYWERDKVKLGRIQVNLVEPSAAATATVAYENGETDLVQLSGPDVLRFQKDAALSKELQQTENYSILYLAKLRSQHKAMEDVRVRKALSLALDRKTLAGVQPGQQPGVSLVTSRTGGWDESIAIKEDVAEAKRLLAEAGYPNGQGLPTIRILVGVPDTTLADAMVDSWTKQLGIKASVDHVEAGVYTERRWQVQKGDYIGWYYGTFAGLPTWPTMVGSLWSPKNVQEISLPSDQWQKYQAVQEDKKLKPADKTAQLDAILAQHASKPAKDIAALADQAASEPDDAKRMDLYKQAAKLREEQYLFVPVLWLSLFHAVKPKVQGLQLRAYPDYFYLKSLSVGS is encoded by the coding sequence ATGGCCAACCGCGCGAGCTCGGTTCCCCCTGTCGGCCAGACCCGGCGTGACTTCCTGCGACTGTCCGGTCTGACGCTGGCCGCGCTCGGCGGCAGCTGGTCGCTGACCGGTTGCGGCCTGTTCGGCGACGACGGCGGCAAGGCGGGCGACGGCAAGGCGACGTTGAAGATCGACTACGTACCGGTCGAGGTGCTCGACCCGCAGGTGATCACCAACGGCATGTGGATCCTCAGCCGAGGGATCTCCGAGGGCCTCGTCGTCCAGAACGAGAAGGGCGACGGGGTCACGCCGGCCGTCGCGTCCGAGTGGAAGGTCTCGGACGACCGCCTGACCTACACCTTCACCCTGCGCGACAACGCGAAGTGGTCCGACGGCAAGCCGGTCGTGGCCCAGGACTTCGAGCGCACCTACAAGCGGCTGTTCACCCCGGCCGCGACCTCGGCCGGGGGCACGACCCTCGGTGCGAACAGCTACCAGGCGTCCACCGGGATCAAGGGCGCCAAGGAGTTCCTGGCCGGCGTGCTGACCGACTGGTCGCAGGTCGGTGTGAAGGCCAACGGCGACCACGAGCTCGTGCTCACGCTGGCCAACCCGAATCCGGACTTCCTGCTGGCCCTCACCCACCCGGCGATGCTGCCGTTGCCGATGGACCTGGTCGAGAGCAAGCCGAAGGAATGGCAGAACCCGCCGAACTACGTGTCCAACGGGCCGTACACGGTGACCGAGTGGGTCGCGAACTCGCGGCTGATCCTGGTGCCCAACGAGAACTACTGGGAGCGCGACAAGGTCAAGCTGGGCCGGATCCAGGTGAACCTGGTCGAGCCGAGCGCGGCCGCGACCGCGACGGTGGCGTACGAGAACGGCGAGACGGACCTGGTGCAGCTCAGCGGTCCCGACGTACTGCGGTTCCAGAAGGACGCGGCGCTGTCGAAGGAGCTCCAGCAGACCGAGAACTACAGCATCCTCTACCTGGCGAAGCTGCGCAGCCAGCACAAGGCGATGGAGGACGTCCGCGTCCGCAAGGCGTTGTCGCTCGCGCTCGACCGCAAGACGCTGGCCGGTGTGCAGCCAGGTCAGCAGCCGGGCGTCTCGCTGGTGACCAGCCGGACCGGCGGCTGGGACGAGAGCATCGCGATCAAGGAAGACGTTGCCGAGGCCAAGCGGTTGCTCGCCGAGGCCGGCTACCCGAACGGGCAGGGCCTGCCGACGATCCGGATCCTGGTCGGCGTACCGGACACCACGCTCGCCGACGCGATGGTGGACAGCTGGACCAAGCAGCTCGGCATCAAGGCGAGCGTCGACCACGTCGAGGCCGGTGTGTACACCGAGCGGCGCTGGCAGGTCCAGAAGGGCGACTACATCGGCTGGTACTACGGTACGTTCGCCGGCCTGCCGACGTGGCCGACGATGGTCGGCTCGCTCTGGTCGCCGAAGAACGTGCAGGAGATCAGCCTGCCGAGCGACCAGTGGCAGAAGTACCAGGCGGTGCAGGAGGACAAGAAGCTCAAGCCGGCGGACAAGACCGCCCAGCTCGACGCCATCCTCGCCCAGCACGCCTCGAAACCGGCGAAGGACATCGCCGCGCTGGCCGACCAGGCCGCGTCCGAGCCGGACGACGCGAAGCGGATGGACCTGTACAAGCAGGCCGCGAAGCTCCGCGAGGAGCAGTACCTGTTCGTGCCGGTGCTCTGGCTGAGCCTCTTCCACGCGGTCAAACCGAAGGTGCAGGGCCTGCAGTTGCGGGCGTATCCGGACTACTTCTACCTCAAGTCGCTGAGCGTAGGGAGCTGA